The DNA window ctcctcttttcTATAAGAGGGAAAaacacataattatatataatacactTTTTAGGAGATTTGATATTTGATGAGTTATTTCTATGGCCGACAATTCTGGACTAACACGAAAACACGAACCGAACCGAATCGAACACGGAAAATTTAAGTTATggtcatatatttttttgttaggtcCAAAATAAGGTCGACTttttaacctgattaataagAATGTCAAAATATAGTCGATCTGAAATGACCCAAACTAGACCCGATAACTAGTTTCTTTGTTgagttttgtattttttttctactcACTCAAATtcttttgtataattttttatagacaaatttgtgatttaactttatttttgttttcttttgttaatatcattttaaattgaaatagatATATGTGAATTTATTATATCGGGTTGGGTTTGAATTGAGTTAGGTAAATCGAGTCGTATTCGggtcaataaaaaataaataggtcAAGTTTATGTTAGAGATTTTGACACGAATTACTAAAATGTTAGATTCATATtagagattttaaaaaaaatattaaacatgttaaattcAGGTtagtattaataaatttgttaaccCGACAATCTATACTTAATCGAATTGCCAACTAGTTATTTTCCTTAAATGTCCAAAATAAACTGTTTTAATTACCTTGGAACTCGTTTCATGATGggattttttagataaaaatttagtttaaaaaaatagatttgatataatttggaaaaaaaatagttttaaagtATATATTACCTAAATACCtttatatttagtaaatattttatttatgtcctcttgaataaaattataaaagtatttaaataaagggtaatctatattttgttaatatatatactaatttgaTTAAGGAAAAAAAAGGAGCCGAGTATggttatttttgataaatatagtGGATTACAAAATGAACATTTCTCAATATAGTGGATTACAAAATGAACATTTCTCAATGTAATTAAACCTGGTCCAAAAACGCAATCTTCATCATCATGAACATCATCATCCTATGGCAACCAAAAGTTTGCAATTTTAATTTGGAGTTGAGTTTAtgaaataaaacttaatttgggagtctataaaatatattaaattatggaGAAACAAAAgttaattcattataatatgtatatatatatatatatattaaaattgacaCTTATTTTCTAGAGATTAgcacaatatttataattacatCCTACTTCAATTTAAtaagttttcttttgtttgaatGGAAATTAAGATTTGTGTTAATATAATGAATTGAATGGGACTCTTGAACCACATGAAGCATAAAtgcatttaaaaacataaaaatattgcCTTGTATtggaataattaatttttatttgaatctaGCTGTTAACTAGAAGATAACAAAAAGATGTTTGAACAAGAAAAGCAATGGCCTAATAGTCAAGTGGTGATGACTCCAccatatatatttaaccatCACATTTCTTGTATCCATTAccttaaataaatatgacagcgtttaataattatttttaaaattaaaattctcacATACAATTTGACTTAGATTTTTAAAGAATGAAATATATATGAAGGGGTccttaagaaaacaaaaaattacatGATACTAATGagaaacttaaataaaaaacaatctttaagggtaaaataataaaactctaacCGATAACTTAATTAACTCCCCTTCGAAAATCCATAGAACACCAATCATGATGGTAGCAAATTTTAATTcctttctatttatatatataaaacaaataccGTGATAactattattatgttttaagtagaaaaaaaaatgttatatgtaatTTATACTAAAATCGTTTTAAGTTAATGTGAAAAATCATTATTCTCTTTAAAACAAAGAGtatcaataattataaatagacTAACTATTAAAATGCTCTTTATTTAGTACTCATATTTAGTTGCATACAGCATGATGAAtgttaaattagaaaaaaaaaagttaaagtcaAGATAGATTTATTGAAGCTGCCCATTTCTCAAGTCATGGACTAATATTTTGCAAGAAATATGCAATTCTTTGTGggaatttaattttatactaCCCTCAAATTTGATGTGAAAAAGACCTAACAATTGTTTTGAAGAAAACAAGGAAATACTTGTCTTGATTCAAAAGATCACCTAAGTTGAAactttatttattcttaataaaaGTAGTATATTTCCCTAAAATTACAAATCATCTCAAATACTAAAGAATGAAACAACTTCAAAAATCACAAAATGACGAGTTATCATTAAATGTTAAGTtatatactaaatttaaaatatctagagaGGATTCCAATGTTACTCAACTTGTACTAGTTCAGGCACAACATGGTTTCGTGtgtggattatttgaatatcaaaaacaaaaaacattattttacttACTCTCCCTCTAATTATAtaactcaattaattaattaaaatattagaatatattttattataaattattattttattattatatattaatatttttatcaaaaaatctttcctatctcaaaattatcattaatcattacattttaataattagatttatatgAAAAACTCAATCCTAATAAAcaaaccaaaaaaacaaaaaaaaccctCAAATTGagggatttatttatttatcttttcacTCACCATGTCATTcgtttttttgaaatttaaattttattttattattaataaattttgaacccattttaaaaaaaataaaataaatttaaaatcactAATTTCTCAACATCATTACAAATAATTCCATTTCGAGTAAAAGAGCATTCACTCTCCATTTGGGACCATTTCCATTTCTAATGGAAGGGATCATGTCGAAttgctttattttatttaattacttattcgAAAGTATTATTGTTTTTACTATTGGATTAGTTCAATTTCCTTTTTAATTCGATTCAAAAAATTCAGACTCAGTCGCTTCGAAGAATTTGCGTAGCTCCAAAGGagcatttctttttctttatacaGGGGTTCCGGATTTCTAACATGTCTCAAAGGAGATTTATCGGTTAAAAAAAAAGCTAAACTAATCCGACACACTGCTaatagaaatcaaatttaaataatggaaTTTCAATTCTTAGAAAAGATACAAGTAATCTCAAAAGTAAAGAAAACAAAGTAAAATCTCTTATCTTCTTTTGTAGAAAGAATTTCCACcaagaaattttttaaataactccaATTTGAACAAATccaaatgtatatataattattattagtattcatttttaaattattgtcatATTAATCACTCTAACTTAaaatgttaaaacgtgttaagtgATGAACTGTTACGCCCTCGcatattattcattattcttcctaatagtaaatataattaaaaagagtCGAAAGTTAGTTCTTTCCTATTTGATgcttaaaattcatttttcccCATGTATTGGTACCCATCCTTGTCTCTGAACTTCAAATTTGAGCTTTTATTAGTTCAATTCCACTAACCTTAAGCCAATTGGAGATTGtctaaaaaaaatggaaaataagATAAAACTGACATGTCCAAATGGAACCCAGTGtcaattatctattaattagtAAACATCTGCCTCCTCTCCTTGTCCCTCTGTCTCTCTCAAACTCCATTCTTTGAAAAGAAATTGCAGAGAAGAGAAAGCAAAACATTGTCACTTATCACCATCTCAATAATTCTCCCTTATTTTCTTCCTGATATTGAAACGGAGCCGGAATGCCAGCAAACATCAGACCCTTGTTCAAAATATTAGCTTTCCTTGCCGCCGTTTTCCCGCCTGCAAACGCCGCCGGAATCACAGGGACGATTCTCACTCTAGAGAGAGCTTTTCCGGCGAACCATAATGTGGGTCTTGAGAAACTTATAGCTCGAGACCAAGCAAGACATGCCCGAATCTTACAAGGAGTTTCCGGTGGCATTGTTGATTTCTCTGTTACTGGAAACTCCGATCCCAATCTAGCTGGGTACTGTTGATCATCTCTTAATATGCATTTTCTGTTGAAATTAGTTGATTGATTCTTCATTCTAGTTAGTTAGAAtcatgaattttgtttttttataggcTTTACCTAACAAAAGTTAAACTGGGCTCTCCACCAAGAGAATTCAACGTACAAATTGATACTGGAAGTGATGTTTTGTGGGTTAATTGTAACTCTTGCAGTGACTGCCCTAGTTCAACCCAATTGGGTGTAAGTTTGTTCTTTCATGTTCATTGTTCAATATCAATTGatttcataattttgatttctCTTTTTGAATATTCATCAGATCGAGCTTAACCTCTTTAATCCTGCCAATTCATACACTTCTTCATTGATTTCTTGTTCGGATACATTATGTTCTTCAATGGTTCATACAACCGCAGCTCAATGCTTTACTGAGAGTAATCAATGTGGGTATTCTTTTCGCTATGGAGATGGAAGTGGAACATCAGGCTTCTATTTACAAGATTTGCTCTATTTCGATACAATTATGGGAACTTCTTTGATGGAAAACTCATCTGCTCCAATTATTTTCGGGTAAGGCTAGTTAGTTAGTTCTATgcttcttttgtttgtttttggtCTTGGTAATGTTTTGGTGGTGTTCTAAACAGGTGTAGCACATCTGTTTCGGGGGATTTAACTAAGGAAGATCGAGCTATTGATGGGATTTTTGGATTTGGTCAACAGGATCTATCTGTCATGACACAATTATCATCTCGAGGGATTACTCCTAGAATTTTCTCTCATTGTTTGAGAGGAGAAGGTGATGGTGGTGGCATTCTAGTTCTCGGTGAAATTCTTGACTCAAGGATTGTGTATACTCCTCTCGTGCCATCACAGTGAGTAATTCgaggtttaaaaaaaacttgtttgacTTAAAAGGTGaattatttgggtaaaatgacTAAAATGTCATTGATTTATGATTTGATGCAtgaaatgagttatttgaattaaaccaaaattacCCATCATCAAGCAAGACCTAACTTTTGATCTAACATTGATTTTGAactgtattttaatttttaacaggCCTCACTATAATTTGTATCTCGAAAGCATAAGCATCAATGGTCAACCATTACCCATCGATCAAGCTGTCTTTGAGACATCATATGATCGAGGAACCATTGTAGATTCTGGAACAACATTGTCATATCTTGTGGCAGAGGCGTATGATCTCTTTATAAGTGCAGTAAGCTTGTATATCCTTAATCTTtccatttttcaattttacaaGAAACCATGAGAGTGATGTCTGTCTgtctattaattaaatagatgTTTATAACTTGTGAGATACCCTTTTGAGAAAACCACATTTTCAAGTTAACATATAAATTTGACTTTACAGGTAAACGATGTAATTTCACAATATGCTACGCTGGTTATCTCGAAAGGAAACCAGTGTTATAAATTATCGGACAGGTACATACCTAATGTGgctatttttattgtttttttcagTTATGGTACCGAATATGTTACTAAATTGTAAACCTTTTGGTGAAGTGGAATTGACATGTTTCCTCGAGTTGCTTTCAACTTTGCTGGTGGTGTGTCCATGGTTTTGACGCCAAAAGACTACCTTCTGAATTACGGTCCCATTGTGAGTtctgaaataaataaaacaacgATACGCAACTTttaatcttcattttttttatatttattttgttacatAGGATGGCGTTCCATCGATGTGTATTGGGTTTCAGAAGGCTCAGGGTCAAGATATAACGATTTTAGGAGGTTgggttaaaaaatttaagatctCTGTTTCCTTAACTGGAAAAGAAACTCTTTAAAaagttattgtttatttttatcatttgcAGATCTTGTGTTGAAAGATAAGATCATTGTCTATGATTTGGCTAGACAGCAACTTGGTTGGGCCGATTATGACTGTAAGTTGAATTAGGTTAGTTTCTTTAGACTATTGCCTGATCAATCTTTGCATGATCATGTTGAAATTGTAGGCTCTATGTCGGTTAATGTCTCGATAACTTCTGGGAAAGATGAATTCGTTAGTGCCGGGGAGCTGACTGTAAACGCTTCTTCGCCAGGAAAGATCAAAACTTGGATCATTTCTTTCATCATGCAAGCTATACTCATATTTGCTTCTACTGTTAAATAAAAAGAgctatgatttttattaatggtttGTAGCTGCTGTATTCATTAAATCACTCTCATCTTCTCACCCCACTTCTTGAATCTATGAacaatcttcttctttttgGAATCATGAGAAATCCCCATTTCATCGCGGTTCGTCGTCTGTTCATCCTTCTTCCTGCTCAACTGGTGCCTTAAACAAGCGTTGGCCCATCTCAACCTTACCACTTCTTTGGCTTCCTCTGCAGATTCCATCTGTAACTTATTGTAATCCTCCATTGATAATACCatccttccttcatcatcaacctgaattttttgttttatggttagcataaaattcaaataaccaatgTACAAAATCAATTCTTATTGAACTCACCTCTGAACAATTCTCGATTACTATCTTGAACTCTCTAATCTCTTCCTCTAGTGTTCTGATGATGTTTTCCTTCTCTTGTAACTCAACCTGATTTCTTGAAATCTCTGTTTTTCCAGCTTCAACCAGCAGCTTCTGCTCTCGAACAATAACAGAACATCTATTATGTTTTGTTGAAATCTTCGCGATCTTCATATGAAGAAACCCATTTTCAGTTTGCAAAGATTCAACCTCTTCTAATTTTTTCAAGTATTTAGACAATACTTGTTCCAATCTTTGAGCTTCAGCCTCCATATACAAGACTTCTCTGTTCAAGAACTCAACTTtagccatctgtgataacaaGGAATGTTTCATATCCATAAGTGCTGTTTCCTTTTCCTTCACGTTGCAGTATTGAAGAAATCTTATCTGAATATCTCCTTTCCCATTCTCTTCGCCTGATTCCGCCGGAGTTTCTTGGTGGGTAGCATCCAAGACTGTTTTTTTTTCGCAACAGTGTATCTTTGCGTAAATGAAGGCTCCAATAGAGACGGCTAATGGAATCCCAAGCTTAAGAATTGCCGTCTTCTCTCTTGAGCTCTGACCAAAATCCCATTTCGCCATGATCAAAAAGAAGTTTGAGTTGGTTGACCTGAAAGAAATGTTtggtttttttaaaagtttgtaAGTTTGAGAGATTCTTTGCCTTTTTATTTTGTTGGCTTTTGGTGGGAGAGAAAGTAATGGTTGCTGATTGCTTTTTGACTACGGCATGGCCATTGATGAAGAAGTCCAAGCCATAAAATCAACTACATTTTGGAATCTGGTTCCTTGTTTGATTGATTGCTTTTAGTTTCAGCATGCAAATTTGGTTGGAGAACTTGCAGCATTCATCAAAGTTGGAAATGGAATAGAGAACATTTGATCTTTTGTCCTTTAACTTACACCCAACTACtaagttttttaaaagatattaatatgaATTTTGCTATgaattgaaaaaacaaaaacctttaaccgaaaaaaaaaaagaatataataacatttcaagagaaaaaatttgaacttaaaagttttatatttcatgcgtttggtaaaaaaaaaacaaatttgtacgggttttaatttttttttgtctcattGACATTTAAACTTCTTTTTCCCGTTTTTTTCCgttcttttgttttatttttctcttctgtaatttattaaaaacaaatagattttctttttgaaaatttgtcttTTTTACAAAGATAAAAAGTAATTATAGAGAGCTAAATATCAAAATGCTTCATAATATATGGGTTAGCTTTTCAAAAACACACTATCTATACATAATCAATATCATTTTGGAAAATCAGATGAAATAATATTACGAAATATAGTtcaattacatatatattaaccaatttaataatatatattcattcaaCTACACTCCAGCACcatgtatatatataccaatttaatatgtttgattattattatgttagtgtttttgtttgaaattattattttaaaattaatttataatagagtAACGACATAGAGCggaaaaaatgataagaaaGTCTAGAGAAATAATGTGTCATTTCTTGAGTAGTTTGAAAATCTTCAGGAAATGACACACAATTTTCCTAGACTTTCTTGTCACTTTTTTCccgctctctatcattactctttataatatatttaatataaattatttgaagtatcttatcaaatatcaaaatgcttcttaatataaaaatgatcgAACAGAGATTATTAATAGAATATAACTAAGTTATTATGGTCAAATTACAATTATCCAAAAACTAACTAATCCAATCCAGGTTACCCTAATTAGTGTTTAACTTGTTGTTTCTCCATTAGTCCATCTTTGAGGATAGATTTGGGTGATAAATAGACAAATAGATTTCTCTATTGGTAAGTAAAGGAAATGTGAATGAAACAACCAAGAAAGAAGAGAGTAAATGTCATATGGCATTAAATTGGCTTAAAAGAACagtgaaaaaaaaagagatttaaTTACTTCCAATAACCAATCTGCAATTTTGCATCATAAAGCATGCAGGTCAGAGCTTTAATGTTTTACAGTtgtaaaaaaagtaaaatatgtaaataatctcattttatCCTCCAATTTTCAATATATCAACCTCACTTTTTAAGTGTTATTTTATCCAccttatttgtttctttttaaaCGTTACAAAggtgaagaaaaaataaaaaaacaataaataaaataaaaataaaaaacaacgtaaaaattttaaatatcaataagATCAAAAAAATTTAGCCCCTTTTGTCTAGTGCCTCGCTCGATTATCCTGTATAAACCCCTTTTTTGAATGAAAGCGAACTCGTGTAACATAAATCCTTCGAAACGATCTAATTAACCGCCTCATTTGTAAATACATTTAGAAACAATGTGTATCCAAATTTTAACTCACAAATCTGTTTCCAAAACAAATGTCGTCAAATAGATTTGGGTGATAAATAGACTTAATTCAGGTAACCAATTCTCATCGTGTGGGAGAATAAcatgaaaagaaataaataaataaaaattcgaagaaaAAAATCATGGATACGAGCGTCTCAAAGAATTTATGTTACACGCGTTCGCCtcaatccaaaaaaaaatgaacttgtataagataataatttttcgatcttattgacatttaaaattcttatgttgttttcctatttattgttttgttttttttcttcccttTTGTAACATTTAACGTATTTTacgtttttttaataaaagttaacatttttaaaaaaaatatactaatcTACACACTATTTTGAAatatccaaataacccaagatcaaacaaacccTAGTTACCCAAAACCAATGCAATTATTAATTTACCGTCTCTTTTTTCTTGTGAAGTTATGATGAATCAAATTTATTACATCTACCAATAAAAGCTGCATGCTCCCCAGACAGTAAATATAACACATTAAATGGAATCCCAACCCTCACCTGATATTTACAACTCAGTTTTGACCTAATATTTACTGCACCTTCCTTAAAGTTCTACTTCACCAGTCCTCTTTTCCATGCACAAACTCTCCATCTTTCTTTCTTGTGAAGGGAAAAAATGAAGTTTACAGGAAGCCTCCCTTTGAACTACTGCATTCTAATTTGTATGGGATTCTTACTGGTTCATGGGGATCCTATTGTTCCTATGATCTGCATATTTGGTGATTCTGTAGTTGATGCAGGGAACAACAACTACCTTAATACATTGATCAAATCAAACTTCCCTCCCTATGGAAGAGACTTGGTCGATAAGAAACCCACTGGGAGGTTCTGCAATGGAAAGCTAGCAACAGActacactggtaaaaaaatcctcaactccttttttttttcctaGACCCGAGTTTTTTCCATTATTCGATTCTCACTAAGAACGTCCTTATTTAAGTGGGGGCATGTTAGCCTAATCTGGAAAAAAGAAACCTCCTCTATATCCAACAAAACAACATTGCTTAGGGttgtttctaaataaatacTAACCTTTGTTTCAGTTGAGTACATGGGATTCAACTCTTATCCTCCACCTTACCTAAGTCAAGAAGCTCAAGGACAGAGACTCCTCACAGGCGTCAACTTCGCCTCAGGCGGTTGTGGATACTATGACAGAACATCTCAGTTCTATGTATGTTTAACCAACAAAATTCTAACTCTGGTTATGGTTTGACAATTAACTAGTGTGTACTGTGTGTGTGTTGTTTGTGCAGCATGCAATTTCACTGCCTCAGCAGCTTGTAAACTACATGGACTACCAAGACAAAGTCAAAAAAATGGTTGGGGAAGATAAAGCAAATGCTATTTTCTCAGGAGGAATTCATCTCTTGAGTGCAGGAAGCAGTGATTTCCTTCAAAACTACTATGTCAACCCACTAATCTATAGATCTTACTCACCTGATCAATTCTCCGACGTTCTCATGCAGTCCTACTCCGTCTTTATTCAGGTTTTCCCTTCCATCACCTTCATGTTACACACggaaaagaaaaaatacaagCAATGacaaaatccaattttcaaataaataaataaaaatgatccATGTATTTCATCATTATCTTACATATTTTGGTTTAACTCGCAAACACAACAAACGAATAAACTTTTTATGAACATAATTTGACCTTGTTATACAGAGTCTGTACAAGCTAGGAGCAAGAAGGATTGGAGTAACAGGCCTACCACCAACAGGATGCTTGCCAGCAGCTATCACCATGTTTGGTGCAGGAAGTAACCAATGTGTTGCGAGGTTGAACCAGGATGCTGTTTCCTTCAATAGTAAACTCAATAATACGTCCCAAGCTCTTCTGAATACGCTCCCCGGACTCAAACTCGTTGTGTTCAATATCTATCAACCTCTTCTAGACCTGATCTCAAAGCCTAATGAGAATGGTACAATGTTCTTCTTTCACTATTGAAATCATGATATAATCATTTAACTACTGAAATCAAAGAATGTGAAGGTTCTTGCTTAATGTGGGTTACTTgagattaattttaacaataactcactatccaatcaacaatatttttttaaataatatattttttacattatatatttatagccCTAGAGATTTTTTTAGGCGGGGTTATTTGAAGGTTATGAAATccaaatcttgtttgatgaaaaagtgagtTTTATATTTGGGTTAACTTACTAAAATgaccttttgaatttaaaacttaagttttataaaaagtaaagtaagggtattttagttgataaattaagtgattGAAATGATAGGTGATGTgatagagattttttttctttcgaaAAACCCAAATTACCCAAGATCAGATTAGCTCCTAATGTCTTTTAagttttacccaaataacctaaTTTCCTAAAACCTAAATTTTTAAACAAGATTATTTGGAAATGTTAGTTTATGTGAGTTCTTTTGGTTTAGTACTGCTGAAAATCAAATGTTGTGATCTTCACCTTtcattatatttgaataaacaatattttgaagttGTTAATTTACATGGAACAACATTCTTTAATGGTTTATCCACTAACTAGAAAATGCAATTTACTTTATCGTTACATTCTTTTCCAGGGTTCTTTGAGTCGAGGAGGGCTTGCTGTGGAACTGGTACCGTTGAAACATCGCTTCTTTGTAATGAAAGGTCCATAGGGACATGCTCTAATGCAACTGGATATGTGTTCTGGGATGGATTTCACCCCTCTGAAAATGCAAATAAAGTTTTGGCAGACAATCTTCTAGCACAAGGGATTTCTCTTATCGCTTAGCCTAGAATCATGCAGTTCAGAAATACTCTATTTTTCACGGTCTTAAATTGCTATATACATTAAATATAGCTGCTATCCAGAAATAAGGCCATTATCGAATGTTTGGGTATTTTATGACTTGTGGAATGACATTACATCCAAGCCATGAGAATGTATCAACTTATGTAATCTTTTCAGCTTATTTcgtttt is part of the Impatiens glandulifera chromosome 1, dImpGla2.1, whole genome shotgun sequence genome and encodes:
- the LOC124920170 gene encoding aspartic proteinase 36-like, producing MPANIRPLFKILAFLAAVFPPANAAGITGTILTLERAFPANHNVGLEKLIARDQARHARILQGVSGGIVDFSVTGNSDPNLAGLYLTKVKLGSPPREFNVQIDTGSDVLWVNCNSCSDCPSSTQLGIELNLFNPANSYTSSLISCSDTLCSSMVHTTAAQCFTESNQCGYSFRYGDGSGTSGFYLQDLLYFDTIMGTSLMENSSAPIIFGCSTSVSGDLTKEDRAIDGIFGFGQQDLSVMTQLSSRGITPRIFSHCLRGEGDGGGILVLGEILDSRIVYTPLVPSQPHYNLYLESISINGQPLPIDQAVFETSYDRGTIVDSGTTLSYLVAEAYDLFISAVNDVISQYATLVISKGNQCYKLSDSGIDMFPRVAFNFAGGVSMVLTPKDYLLNYGPIDGVPSMCIGFQKAQGQDITILGDLVLKDKIIVYDLARQQLGWADYDCSMSVNVSITSGKDEFVSAGELTVNASSPGKIKTWIISFIMQAILIFASTVK
- the LOC124920169 gene encoding protein CHUP1, chloroplastic codes for the protein MAKWDFGQSSREKTAILKLGIPLAVSIGAFIYAKIHCCEKKTVLDATHQETPAESGEENGKGDIQIRFLQYCNVKEKETALMDMKHSLLSQMAKVEFLNREVLYMEAEAQRLEQVLSKYLKKLEEVESLQTENGFLHMKIAKISTKHNRCSVIVREQKLLVEAGKTEISRNQVELQEKENIIRTLEEEIREFKIVIENCSEVDDEGRMVLSMEDYNKLQMESAEEAKEVVRLRWANACLRHQLSRKKDEQTTNRDEMGISHDSKKKKIVHRFKKWGEKMRVI
- the LOC124920173 gene encoding GDSL esterase/lipase At5g03820-like; the encoded protein is MKFTGSLPLNYCILICMGFLLVHGDPIVPMICIFGDSVVDAGNNNYLNTLIKSNFPPYGRDLVDKKPTGRFCNGKLATDYTVEYMGFNSYPPPYLSQEAQGQRLLTGVNFASGGCGYYDRTSQFYHAISLPQQLVNYMDYQDKVKKMVGEDKANAIFSGGIHLLSAGSSDFLQNYYVNPLIYRSYSPDQFSDVLMQSYSVFIQSLYKLGARRIGVTGLPPTGCLPAAITMFGAGSNQCVARLNQDAVSFNSKLNNTSQALLNTLPGLKLVVFNIYQPLLDLISKPNENGFFESRRACCGTGTVETSLLCNERSIGTCSNATGYVFWDGFHPSENANKVLADNLLAQGISLIA